The following proteins come from a genomic window of Flavobacteriaceae bacterium MAR_2010_188:
- a CDS encoding Dehydrogenase (flavoprotein) produces MNQIQKIFDVIIIGGGLAGLSSAIHLSKNDFSVLVIEKNDYPKHKVCGEYISNEVLPYLDFLGIDVFCLGAQNIDKLEISTAKNKLIKSDLRLGGFGISRFTLDNSLYEKAKNQKVETIQDSVVDVQFSDDEFTVNTKNEISFKSKLVLGCYGKRSNLDVSLQREFIQNKSPFLAVKQHVKSNFPNDLVALHNFEGGYCGVSKVENDIINLCYITTFKSFKKYKDIEEFQEKVVFKNTYLKAIFKNSTAVFEKPLTIGQISFSNKTPVENHILMCGDTAGMIHPLCGNGMSMAIRGAQMASQLIIDYLQGKIDSRLELETAYTKSWNREFKTRLKVGHFVAKLFSKDKLTESMIAILRRAPFLLPKIINRTHGKPMIVE; encoded by the coding sequence GTGAACCAAATCCAAAAAATCTTTGACGTAATTATTATCGGTGGTGGACTGGCTGGTTTATCTAGCGCAATCCATTTATCGAAAAATGATTTTTCTGTTTTGGTTATCGAGAAAAACGACTATCCAAAACATAAAGTGTGCGGAGAATATATTTCTAATGAAGTTTTGCCATATTTAGATTTTCTTGGAATTGATGTTTTTTGTTTAGGCGCTCAAAACATTGATAAGTTAGAAATTTCCACAGCTAAAAATAAGCTTATAAAATCTGATTTAAGGTTAGGCGGGTTCGGAATTAGTCGCTTCACACTGGATAATTCCTTATACGAAAAAGCGAAAAACCAAAAGGTTGAAACGATTCAGGATTCGGTCGTAGATGTTCAGTTTAGCGATGATGAATTTACTGTAAATACAAAAAATGAAATCTCCTTTAAGTCGAAACTTGTACTTGGTTGTTACGGCAAGCGTTCCAATCTAGATGTTAGTCTTCAGCGAGAATTTATTCAAAATAAATCACCTTTTTTAGCGGTAAAACAGCATGTTAAAAGCAACTTCCCTAATGATTTGGTAGCGTTACATAATTTTGAAGGTGGCTATTGCGGCGTTTCAAAAGTTGAAAATGATATAATTAACCTATGTTATATCACAACCTTTAAATCCTTTAAAAAATATAAGGATATCGAGGAGTTTCAAGAGAAAGTGGTTTTTAAGAACACTTATTTGAAAGCGATTTTTAAAAATTCTACCGCTGTTTTTGAAAAGCCTTTAACCATAGGTCAGATATCATTTTCCAATAAAACTCCAGTTGAAAACCATATCCTAATGTGCGGTGATACTGCGGGTATGATACATCCACTTTGCGGAAACGGAATGAGTATGGCTATTCGTGGCGCCCAAATGGCTTCCCAATTGATTATTGATTATCTTCAAGGAAAAATTGACTCACGTTTAGAGCTAGAAACTGCGTATACCAAATCTTGGAATAGAGAATTTAAAACAAGATTAAAGGTTGGGCATTTTGTAGCGAAACTTTTTAGCAAGGATAAATTAACGGAAAGTATGATTGCGATTTTAAGGCGTGCGCCTTTTCTTTTGCCAAAAATCATAAATAGAACGCATGGTAAACCTATGATCGTAGAATGA
- a CDS encoding Transcription elongation factor, GreA/GreB family — translation MENESIKLKILTLCKQSVQDKSEALQQQSKSLQNSLSSETKSSAGDKHETGRAMIQLEREQLGRQLAQLEQQSEILSRINPDQPHKLISVGSLIFTSKENYFISVAIGKLEVEGQTFYAISNNSPTGKLLLMKSAGDTVEFNKTVFSIESVI, via the coding sequence ATGGAAAACGAGTCAATCAAATTGAAAATATTAACCTTGTGCAAGCAATCCGTTCAAGACAAATCAGAAGCGCTTCAACAGCAATCTAAATCTTTACAAAACTCCCTTTCATCTGAAACTAAAAGCTCCGCCGGCGATAAGCACGAAACAGGAAGAGCGATGATTCAACTTGAAAGAGAGCAACTCGGTAGGCAACTTGCTCAATTAGAACAGCAATCTGAAATCCTTTCTAGAATAAATCCAGACCAACCTCATAAACTTATTTCAGTAGGTAGCTTGATATTCACCTCCAAAGAAAATTACTTTATTTCGGTTGCAATCGGCAAACTCGAAGTTGAGGGACAAACTTTTTATGCGATTTCGAACAATTCACCCACAGGGAAACTGCTGCTAATGAAATCTGCTGGCGACACGGTTGAATTCAACAAGACCGTATTTTCAATAGAATCTGTGATATAA
- a CDS encoding predicted D-glycerate permease, which yields MVLLLILSVALIILMTVKLKVHPFIALLLTAIFYGINSGMPLQEIVNSINTGFGNTLGGIGLIIILGVIIGAFLENSGGAYTLASKVLKLTGKKRIPEAMGLLGWIVCIPVFADSGFMLLAPLNKSLTKKAKITLAGAAVALAVGLLAAHTMVPPTPGPIAAAHYLEADLGMVMLIGVPVSLFAVLAGIFFAKTYVSKTYIDPNPEVTEEEISKLVSEAPSALKSTLPIVVPIVLIVLKSVLTSMGYSPLEAESSQFPINILFFLGEPFIALLIGMFLAFLLPKKLNKDLFSTSGWIGKALTDASSILLITGAGGIFGQVLRDSGIAIVLGDAISGLNLGIWLPFLLAAAIKTAQGSSTVALITAASIIAPLMHTLGFDSEIQKAMAVVAIGAGSAVISHANDSFFWVVTRLSGMDVKTGYRLVSSASFVLGFSAALLLSLISIFI from the coding sequence ATGGTTTTACTTTTAATCCTGAGCGTTGCCCTCATTATCTTAATGACGGTAAAACTTAAGGTACATCCGTTTATCGCTCTCCTTCTTACCGCAATCTTCTACGGGATTAACTCGGGAATGCCTTTACAGGAAATCGTAAATTCTATAAATACCGGGTTTGGAAATACTTTGGGCGGGATTGGACTCATTATAATATTGGGAGTAATAATCGGAGCATTTTTGGAAAATTCAGGCGGTGCTTACACTCTCGCCTCTAAAGTCCTAAAACTCACTGGTAAGAAGAGAATCCCAGAAGCAATGGGACTGCTCGGCTGGATTGTTTGTATTCCGGTCTTTGCTGATAGCGGATTTATGTTATTGGCTCCACTTAATAAAAGTTTGACCAAAAAAGCGAAAATCACCCTCGCTGGCGCCGCGGTAGCATTAGCGGTAGGTCTGCTAGCGGCTCACACAATGGTTCCGCCAACACCCGGGCCGATTGCGGCAGCACATTATCTAGAGGCAGATTTGGGAATGGTAATGTTAATCGGTGTTCCCGTGAGTTTATTTGCAGTTTTAGCCGGAATTTTCTTTGCCAAGACCTATGTTTCAAAAACCTATATAGACCCAAATCCTGAAGTTACAGAAGAAGAGATTTCTAAACTAGTTAGCGAGGCTCCTTCGGCCTTAAAATCGACTTTGCCAATAGTGGTTCCGATTGTACTGATTGTACTAAAATCCGTTTTGACCTCTATGGGTTATTCGCCTTTAGAAGCTGAAAGTTCACAATTTCCCATCAACATTTTATTTTTCTTGGGCGAACCCTTCATTGCTTTGTTAATAGGAATGTTTCTAGCATTTCTTCTTCCAAAGAAATTAAATAAAGACCTTTTTTCGACTTCTGGTTGGATCGGTAAAGCCTTGACGGATGCCTCATCAATTTTATTGATAACTGGCGCAGGTGGTATTTTTGGTCAGGTTTTAAGAGATTCGGGAATTGCCATTGTGCTTGGCGACGCCATTTCTGGATTAAATCTCGGGATTTGGCTGCCGTTCCTACTGGCGGCGGCCATTAAGACTGCCCAAGGTTCTTCAACCGTTGCTTTAATCACCGCGGCATCTATAATCGCTCCATTAATGCATACCTTAGGATTCGATTCAGAAATACAAAAGGCAATGGCCGTAGTCGCCATAGGAGCCGGCTCAGCGGTTATCTCCCACGCCAATGACAGTTTCTTTTGGGTCGTGACCAGATTGTCTGGGATGGACGTTAAAACGGGTTATAGATTGGTCAGCTCTGCCTCCTTTGTGCTAGGCTTTTCCGCGGCACTTCTTCTTTCATTGATTTCAATTTTCATTTAA
- a CDS encoding acetyl-CoA carboxylase, biotin carboxylase subunit: MFKKILIANRGEIALRVIRTCKEMGIKTVAVYSTADAESLHVKFADEAVCIGPPASSQSYLKIANIIAAAEITNADAIHPGYGFLSENARFSKICEEHDIKFIGASPEMIDKMGDKASAKSTMKAAGVPCVPGSEGIIEDFEQCEKLAKEMGFPVMLKATAGGGGKGMRGVYKPEKLKDAWDSARQESKAAFGNDDMYMEKLIVEPRHIEIQIVGDSTGKACHLSERDCSIQRRHQKLTEEVPSPFMTKELREKMGTAAVKAAEFIKYEGAGTVEFLVDKDRNFYFMEMNTRIQVEHPITEQVIDFDLIREQILVAAGVPISGKNYTPNLHSIECRINAEDPFNDFRPSPGKITTLHAPGGHGVRLDTHVYAGYTIPPNYDSMIAKLITTAQSREEAINKMKRALDEFVIEGIKTTIPFHRQLMDHPDYRAGNYTTKFMEDFKMNHDIEEE, from the coding sequence ATGTTTAAAAAAATATTAATAGCAAATAGAGGAGAAATAGCTCTGAGGGTTATTAGGACCTGTAAGGAAATGGGCATCAAGACTGTTGCCGTATATTCTACTGCAGATGCAGAAAGTCTTCACGTTAAATTTGCTGACGAGGCAGTATGTATTGGACCACCAGCTAGCAGCCAATCATATCTGAAAATAGCGAATATCATAGCGGCGGCAGAAATTACCAACGCAGACGCCATTCACCCAGGTTATGGTTTTCTTTCTGAAAACGCAAGGTTTTCGAAAATCTGTGAAGAACACGATATAAAATTTATTGGTGCTTCTCCAGAGATGATTGACAAGATGGGAGATAAAGCTTCGGCTAAGTCTACCATGAAAGCTGCCGGAGTACCATGCGTTCCAGGAAGCGAAGGTATTATTGAAGATTTTGAACAGTGTGAGAAACTTGCCAAGGAAATGGGTTTTCCGGTGATGCTCAAGGCTACTGCCGGTGGTGGCGGAAAAGGAATGCGCGGTGTTTACAAACCCGAAAAATTAAAGGATGCTTGGGATTCTGCTAGACAAGAATCTAAGGCGGCTTTTGGTAATGACGATATGTATATGGAGAAGCTGATTGTGGAACCACGCCATATCGAAATCCAGATTGTTGGAGATTCGACAGGTAAGGCCTGCCATCTATCAGAGCGCGATTGTTCTATCCAAAGAAGACACCAAAAGCTTACCGAAGAAGTTCCTTCGCCATTTATGACGAAAGAATTAAGAGAAAAAATGGGAACTGCGGCAGTTAAAGCGGCAGAATTTATAAAATACGAAGGTGCCGGCACCGTAGAATTTCTAGTTGATAAGGACAGAAACTTCTACTTCATGGAAATGAATACGCGTATTCAAGTGGAACATCCAATAACTGAGCAAGTAATTGACTTTGATCTTATTAGAGAACAAATATTAGTTGCGGCAGGAGTGCCAATTTCAGGTAAAAATTATACCCCAAACCTTCATTCTATAGAATGTAGAATAAATGCAGAAGATCCGTTTAACGACTTTAGACCTTCTCCAGGTAAAATCACAACCTTACATGCTCCGGGTGGCCATGGCGTTCGTCTAGACACTCACGTTTATGCAGGGTATACCATTCCGCCGAACTATGATTCTATGATTGCTAAACTCATTACCACTGCGCAGAGCAGGGAAGAGGCGATTAATAAGATGAAGCGTGCATTAGATGAATTTGTGATTGAAGGAATTAAAACTACAATCCCTTTTCACCGTCAGTTGATGGATCATCCAGATTATCGAGCTGGTAACTACACCACAAAATTCATGGAAGACTTTAAAATGAACCATGATATCGAAGAAGAATAA
- a CDS encoding acetyl-CoA carboxylase biotin carboxyl carrier protein, producing the protein MDIKEIQNLIKFVAKSGASEVKLETGDIKITIRTGSHEREDNTTTYVQQIPMNQPMSAPPAPQAPQAPAAAASEDSKYVTIKSPIIGTFYRKPSPDKPVFVEVGTMISEGDVLCVIEAMKLFNEIESEVSGKIVKILVDDSSPVEFDQPLYLVDPS; encoded by the coding sequence ATGGATATCAAGGAAATTCAAAATTTAATCAAGTTCGTGGCTAAGTCCGGGGCGAGTGAGGTTAAGCTAGAGACAGGCGATATTAAAATTACAATTAGAACCGGTTCCCATGAAAGAGAGGACAATACTACCACGTATGTCCAACAAATCCCTATGAACCAACCAATGTCAGCACCTCCCGCGCCGCAGGCCCCACAAGCGCCGGCCGCGGCAGCAAGCGAAGATTCCAAATATGTTACTATCAAATCTCCTATAATCGGTACTTTCTATAGAAAGCCGTCACCAGATAAGCCAGTATTCGTAGAAGTAGGCACAATGATTTCTGAAGGCGATGTGCTTTGTGTAATAGAGGCAATGAAGTTATTTAACGAAATCGAATCAGAGGTGTCAGGGAAGATTGTAAAAATATTGGTAGATGATTCCTCACCGGTAGAATTTGATCAACCACTTTACTTAGTCGATCCTTCATAA
- a CDS encoding 3-oxoacyl-[acyl-carrier-protein] synthase-3 yields MSKISAAITAIGAYVPDYILTNQILETMVETNDEWITSRTGIKERRILKGDGKGTSYLAIKAAEDLLKKSKVDPKEIELVIVATATPDMKAAATASYTATEIGAINAFAFDLEAACSSFLYGMSVAARYIESGKYTKVLLIGADKNSSMINYEDRATCIIFGDGAGAVLFEPNDEGLGLQDEILKSDGTGREFLQATYGGSSYPLTVEAIQEKKQYIFQDGKTVFKNAVFNMADVSERIMQKNNLTNDDIQWLVPHQANKRIIDATASRINLDEEKVMVNIQKYGNTTSATLPLLLNDYETQLKKGDKLIFTAFGGGFTWGSIYFKWAYSAN; encoded by the coding sequence ATGAGTAAAATTTCTGCAGCAATTACTGCAATAGGGGCCTACGTTCCAGATTATATTTTGACCAATCAGATTTTGGAAACCATGGTCGAAACAAATGACGAATGGATAACTTCACGAACCGGAATCAAAGAAAGACGAATTTTAAAGGGAGATGGAAAAGGTACTTCTTATCTTGCTATTAAAGCAGCTGAAGATTTATTAAAAAAATCTAAGGTTGATCCAAAGGAAATAGAATTAGTAATCGTAGCAACTGCTACACCAGATATGAAGGCTGCAGCTACTGCATCTTACACGGCTACGGAAATAGGAGCAATTAATGCGTTTGCATTTGATCTTGAAGCAGCTTGTTCTAGTTTTTTATACGGAATGTCGGTTGCCGCACGTTATATAGAATCTGGTAAATACACCAAAGTATTATTAATAGGTGCAGATAAGAATTCTTCGATGATTAATTACGAAGATCGAGCGACCTGCATAATCTTTGGAGATGGAGCCGGCGCAGTTCTTTTTGAACCGAATGATGAAGGTTTAGGTTTGCAGGACGAAATTTTAAAAAGTGATGGTACCGGAAGAGAATTTCTTCAAGCTACTTACGGTGGTTCTTCTTATCCTTTAACGGTTGAAGCAATTCAAGAGAAAAAACAATATATATTTCAAGACGGGAAAACAGTATTTAAAAATGCAGTTTTCAATATGGCAGATGTTTCGGAGCGTATTATGCAAAAGAACAATCTTACCAATGATGATATACAGTGGCTTGTTCCCCATCAGGCCAACAAAAGAATTATAGACGCAACCGCAAGCCGAATTAATCTTGATGAAGAGAAGGTCATGGTAAACATCCAAAAATATGGAAACACTACTTCTGCAACTTTGCCTCTATTGTTAAATGATTACGAAACCCAACTTAAAAAAGGTGACAAACTAATTTTCACTGCGTTTGGAGGAGGATTTACCTGGGGTTCTATCTATTTTAAATGGGCCTATTCAGCTAACTAA
- a CDS encoding LSU ribosomal protein L32P: protein MAHPKRKISKTRRDKRRTHYKAIAPTIATCPTTGEPHLFHRAHWHEGKLYHRGQVLIDNSEKEENAA, encoded by the coding sequence ATGGCACATCCTAAAAGAAAAATTTCTAAGACTAGAAGGGATAAACGTAGAACTCATTATAAGGCGATAGCCCCAACAATTGCTACCTGTCCTACAACAGGAGAACCACATTTGTTCCATAGAGCACATTGGCATGAAGGGAAGCTTTATCATAGAGGTCAAGTTTTGATCGATAACTCCGAGAAAGAAGAAAACGCAGCATAG
- a CDS encoding Uncharacterized metal-binding protein YceD, DUF177 family gives MKPLKEYTIPFVGLKIGTHTFDYKIEKKFFDFFEYEDFNDVNLKIDLFLEKKTTLLDLTFDISGTVNVNCDITNEPYDQPIEGTYPLVVKFGPEYNDEGEDILIIPHGEYEINVAQYIYEFIILSVPAKRIHPGIEDGTLESDILTKLEELSPKDDDSKEPSEDIDPRWETLKKLLTDK, from the coding sequence ATGAAACCTCTTAAAGAGTACACAATTCCTTTTGTGGGTTTAAAAATTGGGACGCATACCTTTGATTACAAGATTGAAAAAAAGTTCTTTGATTTTTTTGAGTATGAAGATTTTAACGATGTTAATCTGAAGATTGATCTTTTTTTAGAAAAGAAAACAACACTTTTAGATTTAACTTTCGATATCTCCGGTACAGTCAATGTAAATTGCGACATTACCAATGAACCGTATGACCAACCAATAGAAGGCACATATCCTTTGGTGGTTAAATTTGGTCCAGAATATAATGATGAAGGAGAGGATATATTAATTATTCCTCACGGAGAATATGAAATAAATGTTGCACAGTATATATATGAATTTATAATACTGTCGGTACCAGCCAAGAGAATACATCCAGGAATTGAGGATGGAACCTTGGAGTCAGACATACTTACAAAATTAGAAGAATTGAGTCCCAAAGACGATGATAGTAAAGAACCATCGGAAGATATAGATCCACGTTGGGAGACATTAAAAAAATTATTAACGGATAAATAA
- a CDS encoding 4-hydroxythreonine-4-phosphate dehydrogenase, with protein sequence MKKDEILRVGISVGDLNGIGSEIILKTFEDERMLDFCTPIIFASTHVMNFFNKFYKSQINFNPINNFEEIKPGKVNVYNVWKDQIKIDFGEESKEMGKYSILSLESATKALKECNIDVLVTAPINKSNIQSEDFKFPGHTDYLARELGGDSLMFMITENLRIGLLTDHVPVKDVPSQISESVIDKKINTIIKTLVQDFQIPKPKIAVLSINPHAGDNGVIGTEDDAILRPKLKKLQEEGKLVYGPYSADSFFGSQNYKNFDATIASYHDQGLIPFKTLSFGRGVNYTAGLTRIRTSPDHGTAYEIAGKGEANENSFKEAVFAAIKIFKTRKQYLHNSKNALKSQPKKR encoded by the coding sequence ATGAAAAAGGATGAAATATTAAGGGTTGGCATATCCGTAGGCGATCTTAATGGGATAGGCTCAGAAATTATTCTAAAAACTTTCGAAGATGAAAGAATGTTGGATTTCTGCACGCCTATCATATTTGCTTCCACTCATGTCATGAACTTCTTCAACAAATTCTATAAGAGCCAAATCAATTTTAACCCTATAAATAATTTTGAAGAAATAAAACCTGGGAAGGTCAACGTTTATAACGTCTGGAAAGATCAGATAAAAATTGATTTTGGTGAAGAGAGCAAAGAAATGGGAAAATATTCCATACTTTCTTTAGAATCTGCAACCAAGGCATTAAAGGAGTGCAACATCGATGTATTGGTGACGGCACCTATCAACAAATCGAACATACAGTCGGAAGATTTTAAATTTCCCGGGCATACGGATTATCTTGCCAGAGAATTAGGCGGAGACAGTCTTATGTTTATGATTACAGAAAATCTAAGAATAGGATTGTTGACAGATCATGTTCCTGTAAAGGATGTTCCGTCGCAGATTTCAGAATCTGTGATTGATAAGAAAATCAATACCATTATTAAAACTTTAGTTCAGGATTTTCAAATTCCAAAGCCAAAAATAGCTGTACTCAGTATTAATCCACACGCAGGTGATAACGGCGTAATTGGAACCGAAGACGATGCCATCTTAAGACCTAAACTCAAAAAGCTTCAAGAGGAAGGTAAATTGGTTTATGGCCCATACTCTGCAGACAGTTTCTTCGGAAGTCAGAATTATAAAAATTTCGATGCAACTATTGCTTCCTATCACGACCAAGGACTGATTCCATTTAAAACCTTGTCTTTTGGAAGAGGTGTTAACTATACTGCAGGCCTAACAAGAATAAGAACTTCGCCAGACCACGGTACTGCTTATGAAATCGCAGGTAAAGGTGAAGCGAATGAAAATTCGTTTAAAGAAGCCGTGTTTGCTGCAATAAAAATTTTTAAGACCAGAAAACAATATTTGCACAACTCTAAAAACGCACTAAAATCCCAACCTAAAAAACGATAG
- a CDS encoding riboflavin synthase alpha chain has product MFTGIVETMGEVIGLEKNGSNLTISIKSSISSELKVDQSVAHNGVCLTVVRYDDNSYDVVAIDETLNRSNLGKLKVSDLVNLERCVKVGDRLDGHIVQGHVDQTAICKSVLEKEGSWEYSFTYDPTLENITVTKGSITVNGVSLTVVGSEDDSFSVAIIPYTNEHTNFKNLKIGDTVNLEFDIIGKYVQKMMGR; this is encoded by the coding sequence ATGTTCACAGGTATTGTAGAAACAATGGGCGAAGTTATTGGCCTTGAAAAAAACGGAAGCAATCTTACAATTTCGATTAAAAGTTCGATTTCATCTGAGTTGAAAGTCGATCAGAGCGTGGCCCATAACGGAGTTTGTTTAACCGTGGTTCGTTATGATGACAATTCTTATGATGTAGTAGCGATTGACGAAACCCTGAACAGATCTAATTTAGGCAAGTTGAAAGTTTCTGATCTGGTTAATTTAGAGCGTTGCGTAAAAGTAGGTGACCGTCTCGATGGGCATATTGTACAAGGTCACGTCGATCAAACCGCTATTTGCAAATCGGTCCTAGAAAAAGAAGGAAGCTGGGAATATTCTTTTACATACGACCCCACCCTGGAAAATATTACCGTAACGAAAGGATCAATAACAGTAAATGGTGTTAGTCTTACGGTGGTCGGTTCTGAAGATGACTCCTTTAGTGTCGCCATAATCCCCTACACAAACGAGCATACAAATTTTAAGAATCTTAAAATAGGCGATACTGTAAATCTAGAATTCGATATTATAGGGAAGTATGTGCAAAAAATGATGGGCAGATAA
- a CDS encoding Gluconate 2-dehydrogenase subunit 3 — MDRRDSLKYIVLGSVATSLAFQGCKPEVDEIPALEHQDDNHFGRTPEEKELIKELNSKQFFNEHEMETMAVLCNLILPPNDKLGGAVEAEVPDFIEFMSKDYPPFQVPLRGGFMWIDHTSNEKFGTEFKSAAVDQQKSILDTIAFPDIKDPDNVSLGERFFTLMRNLTLTGYYTSPMGIEDIGYKGNTPNVWDGIPEEVLAQHGVAYEKEWLAKCIDQSKRGILAEWDDDGNLLT, encoded by the coding sequence ATGGATAGAAGAGACAGTTTAAAATATATTGTACTTGGCTCTGTAGCCACAAGTTTGGCTTTTCAGGGCTGTAAGCCAGAAGTAGATGAGATACCAGCTTTAGAACACCAGGACGACAATCATTTTGGTCGTACGCCAGAAGAAAAAGAATTGATTAAAGAACTTAACAGCAAGCAATTCTTTAACGAGCATGAAATGGAAACAATGGCCGTTCTCTGTAATTTAATCCTTCCACCGAATGACAAATTGGGAGGTGCGGTAGAAGCGGAAGTTCCAGACTTTATTGAATTCATGTCGAAGGATTATCCGCCCTTTCAGGTTCCGTTAAGAGGAGGTTTTATGTGGATAGACCATACCAGTAATGAAAAGTTCGGGACAGAATTCAAGTCTGCTGCGGTAGATCAACAGAAAAGTATTTTGGACACAATAGCTTTTCCAGATATAAAAGACCCTGATAATGTTTCGCTCGGAGAACGTTTTTTCACCTTGATGCGTAATCTTACCTTAACCGGGTATTACACTTCACCAATGGGTATTGAGGATATTGGTTATAAGGGAAACACGCCAAATGTGTGGGATGGTATACCGGAAGAGGTTCTGGCGCAACACGGCGTAGCTTACGAAAAAGAATGGCTAGCAAAGTGTATTGATCAGAGTAAAAGAGGAATACTGGCAGAATGGGACGACGACGGAAATCTTCTCACCTAA
- a CDS encoding Choline dehydrogenase yields MQIKESSTIYDAIIVGSGAGGGMATKILSEAGLKIAVVEAGPFFDPADPKQMTQLKWPWESPRRGAGTVRDFGEFDSAYGGWDIDGEPYTRKNGTKFDWFRSRMLGGRTNHWGRISLRFSERDFKHKSIDGLGENWPIGYEDVKPYYDKVDKLIGLFGSKENLPNEPDGFFLPPPKPRLHELFYIKGARKSNVPVIPSRMSMVTKKINNDRGVCFYCGQCNRACSVYADFSAGTCLIFPAQKNGGRIDLFTNAMVRQVLTNDEGKATGVSYINKEDRKEYQLKGKMVVMAASACSTARILLNSKSPQHPNGLGNSSDHVGKYLHDSTGASRSAFVPDLMNRKTYNEDGVGGMHVYTPWWLDNKKLDFARGYHIEVWGGMGMPSYGFGFDPNSLNKFFGTQTGGYGNSLRDDVKKYYGSVMGMSGRGESIPMKDNYCEIDPTTTDEFGIPVLRFHYNWTDQEVNQAKHMQDTFEEIIHNMGGETLGDKPGADKDYGLLAPGRIIHEVGTTRMGDDKTTSVVNRHQQLHDVDNVFIVDAGPFVSQADKNPTWTILALSWRTSDYIIEELKKQNI; encoded by the coding sequence ATGCAAATAAAAGAATCCTCAACAATCTACGATGCCATAATCGTAGGTTCTGGAGCTGGTGGCGGTATGGCTACAAAAATCCTTTCTGAAGCTGGATTAAAAATAGCCGTGGTTGAGGCAGGTCCATTTTTTGACCCCGCCGATCCAAAACAGATGACGCAATTAAAATGGCCTTGGGAATCCCCTAGACGTGGAGCAGGGACAGTTCGTGACTTTGGAGAATTTGACAGTGCTTACGGTGGTTGGGATATCGATGGAGAACCATATACCAGAAAGAACGGTACAAAATTCGATTGGTTTAGATCAAGAATGTTGGGCGGTAGAACCAATCACTGGGGAAGGATTTCATTAAGATTTAGTGAACGAGATTTTAAGCATAAAAGCATTGATGGTCTAGGTGAAAATTGGCCCATCGGTTATGAAGATGTTAAGCCATATTACGATAAGGTAGATAAGTTGATCGGTCTATTTGGGAGTAAAGAAAATCTTCCGAACGAACCAGACGGATTTTTTCTTCCTCCACCAAAACCTAGACTTCATGAGCTCTTTTATATAAAAGGAGCCCGAAAATCTAATGTTCCGGTTATCCCTTCTAGGATGTCAATGGTTACAAAGAAGATAAATAATGACCGCGGAGTTTGTTTCTATTGCGGACAATGCAATAGAGCTTGTAGTGTGTACGCGGATTTTTCTGCTGGAACTTGTTTAATATTTCCTGCACAAAAAAATGGTGGACGAATAGATTTGTTCACAAATGCCATGGTTCGCCAAGTTTTGACTAATGACGAGGGTAAAGCAACCGGCGTATCTTATATCAATAAAGAGGACCGAAAAGAATATCAACTTAAAGGAAAGATGGTAGTTATGGCTGCCTCTGCTTGCAGTACCGCAAGGATTTTACTTAATTCTAAAAGCCCTCAGCATCCAAACGGACTTGGAAACAGTAGTGATCACGTCGGTAAATATCTTCACGATTCTACCGGTGCGAGCCGATCAGCTTTCGTTCCGGATTTAATGAATAGAAAAACCTATAATGAAGACGGAGTGGGAGGTATGCACGTTTATACACCATGGTGGTTAGACAATAAAAAACTCGATTTTGCCCGAGGTTACCATATAGAAGTTTGGGGAGGCATGGGAATGCCGAGCTATGGATTTGGATTTGACCCTAACTCCTTAAATAAATTCTTTGGAACACAAACAGGAGGTTATGGAAATAGTTTGAGGGATGACGTTAAAAAATATTATGGCTCCGTAATGGGAATGTCTGGACGAGGAGAATCTATTCCGATGAAGGATAATTACTGCGAAATAGACCCAACCACTACCGATGAATTTGGAATACCAGTTCTAAGATTTCATTATAACTGGACCGACCAAGAGGTTAACCAAGCCAAACATATGCAAGATACATTTGAAGAAATTATCCATAATATGGGAGGAGAAACGTTAGGCGATAAGCCAGGAGCAGATAAGGATTACGGATTGTTGGCGCCAGGAAGGATTATTCATGAAGTGGGCACCACACGTATGGGTGATGATAAGACGACTTCAGTTGTAAACAGGCATCAGCAGCTGCACGATGTGGATAATGTTTTTATAGTAGATGCGGGGCCTTTTGTATCACAAGCAGATAAAAATCCGACCTGGACCATATTGGCGCTCTCTTGGAGAACTTCGGATTATATAATTGAAGAATTGAAAAAACAAAATATTTAG